TTCAGTGCCTGCTGCCACATATGATGGCCTCAAAGCTAAATACTGCATCTCTAAATTATTCTGTTCTAAGTGTAATTTGCTTCAATTACTTTTATAtgctttccatttttttttttttttttcagttaatttgtGTTTGGTATCTTATGTATTAATCTACTGATTCCAttcaagcaaaataaataaataatatgaattaatcctgcatttctttatttctttctttatttttcaaataagggCTAGATAATATACACATacgtaggatcatgtgacacagaaaaccattattttaaattgtatttaacaatatttttgtttgcactaattttgatcacataaatgcagccttgattaaTATAACCACTGACAAAACAGTTTAATATAAAACAAGATGTAATCCATATACTGTAAGTGGCTGTATGTATAGAATGTGTCCCACAACCTTGAGGGGTTCATGTTTTGGCGAAGTCATAAAACAGATTATCAGAAGACAAAGGACAACAACCCAAGGTCTGTAGACAcccagaataaatgtaaaaaactatTATAGTCAGGGCTGTAAAAATACTGAAGAAGGTTCCCTCCCTCATATCCACATTAAGGCAATAAGCTGCTAAGAGAGGTGGAAAAGTCAACATGATCAAATAAAGCTGGGTTATAGTCAGGATCACTTCAATGAAAAGTAAAGTAACTTTTGAGCCAGTTTGTGCAATTCATAAATTGGTATATAATCTAGTAATATTATAGTAAAATAGCAGCtttagaaataatttttattttattttattttattttgcacaaactatgcaaaaaaatacaataaggacaaaaaaaatctaactggtCATTGCATAAAACCTGTTTGGTTTATTTCATGTCAGAAGTGGTTTTCTGTGTAAAAATAGGAACCCTAAAAGTAAGCAGGTTGCTAGTCTCGTGTaaccagaccttcagactgacggccACGGTCCGTGtgcatgacgtctgaggctgagattaGCAGGCTGCTGACTAGCACCTTGACACTGTTTCTCAACTCCCATCCCCAGTCTGTGGCATTGAGGCTGTCCTTGGTAATAATGCTTAAAAATGCACCATCTTCCCACTCCCCTCCACCATCTATGAAAACTCATCACCGTGGTTTCCAGACTCTGCCCTCTGAAGCGGTTTCTTCATAGTGGGATAATACAACGTGTTAGCAGGAGTGAAGTGGTACTGTTGGCAGTTGCCATGACTCTGACAGGAGATGTGTGTGTTGTGACGGGAGCATGCGGGTTTCTGGGAAAAAGGTTGGTCAGACTGTTGCTGGAAGAGGAAAAGCTTGCTGAGATCCGACTGCTGGATAGAAACATCCAGTCTGAGCTAATACAGTCTTTTGATGGTAAGTGGATTCTTCCATTATAGCATTTCTTCTTTTTGTGGGTTTGTTTTGTTGGTCACTTTTTGTATTCTTCGGTTTATGGTGTCTCACTATTAGCCGACATTCTTCTTCCTCTTTTGCACTTGAAATCAGCCTTTGCTTGTGAATATTAACACTAGATATAATGTAAACTGTTCACATTCCATTATCatttctctgtttgtgttctcAGATTGCAAGGGAAAGACCAAAGTGAGTGTATTTGAGGGGGATATCAGGGACCATGAGCTACTGAGAAGAGCCTGTAAAGGAACAGCACTTGTTTTCCACACTGCATCACTTATTGATGTCATAGGAGCAACTGAATACAGTGAATTATATGGAGTAAATGTTAAAGGTGAGAGTTATGTGCTGGTCTATAGCACATGGTTACAAGACTGAATCAATCTGAGCAAAGAGGAAAATTATTGATTCAAATTTCCTGGATGAATATAGAATTtggtcacaatttttttttcacagcgtAAAAAGCATGAGACAAGAAgtgagcagtggttcccaactggGTGTCTGGGGGCCTCAAGATGACTTAATATGGCTTAAAACAAGCATTAAATGGGctaacacaactaaaaaataagatattacttaattttattaattctttaaatttaacaatgtaCTTTGTCTCAAAAGAACCAGGATTCCCAAGGTCTTGAAAAACCTGGGGGGAAAAAATGTAATGTCttgtaaattaatacaattttaaaactgcatttttatgccaatcttttaaaatattttatcagaTAGAAATGGtaagttaaaatattttgtaaaattgtatCCTTAATGCTTATGCATTAAATAACAAACAATTATCCTTGAAGAACATTGAGCTGTTGAAACTTATGGAATCTTGTaatgcaattattttaattataattattttagttatagTTTAGTTATAGTTGTGGACCTGGGAGCCAAACAAGTtgagaacgtctcaggttacgaatgtaaccatggttccctgagaggaaacaagacactgtgtcctctaggggtcgctttggggaacacctcgtcgtgacccgtgtataaagcatactttgaaaaacgccaacgtgttggccggcgacagcctctgacgtcactaccggcgcgactataaatacgcgtcCGTAGGACcagtcacttatcttcttcgttgagcttgcgtccgaagcatggcagggagctagaggatgcagtgtctcgttccctctcagggaaccatggttacattcgtaacctgagacgttccctgtcaagggaacttcgaactgcgtcctctaggggtcgctttggggaacagtatgcccacgccgccatgctgaggggagtgcaggccagaatcaaacgaaagagctgtctcaacagttctctagtagcaacgccctgttctagataggtatcagaggttacctgggtggagtggcgcccaagatgaacggggctataaccgactcaagaaagggcacgaagcaaccgcgcgaagccctcaccatataggattttagaaagaacgcagagtactagcatgcgaacttaccacagtgtggatttcagaaagtctttacgtgcacacttaccatagcatggatttacaaatactgttctaaggaggggctctcgtggcactctgatagagcagttcatagatggaatggcccgggagcagagcaattggaggaagaaatgtacaggtgaagcctcggccatgcctgtaccatggcgtccagccccagtggagctggctgagtcagaggaagccagaggggatagtgcgatgctctctcgagtcgcaaaccgaTCCActcaagtctggccaacctctccaactctgcttcatcaccttggtgcgaaggcgccattccccgagcctcagcccctgcctcaacaggatgtctgctctaacagtgcatctcaaaaacaATATTTAGTACTGGAGCGCACTGGTGAAAAAAACGAGAATTCAGTTtcatatgagaggaggactctgagctcagagtagcacgctcataggcgaccctttttcttttggaaaaggggagcgctgctaaactaccacgagaattgcccaaacagtccctcatgttgagggaagtgatgcttgaggtgtataacaaatacacactggctgaatgaagcccagggctaatcatcttaagaaagagtcttgcgtgcacacttaccacttacgtggatttcagacagtacgcaaagtgttcacgtgcacactgaccaccatgtggttttgagaaagtacacaggcttagcttgtgtactgaaaggttcctaagcatcgcagaggtgctggattgcacgggagaggccagctccaattttccaaacctcaagcgaggggagcatcacctgaggcagtacatacagaaagacttccgtaactaccacctccaccttcccaaTGGACAtcgctaagcggccaggaggcccctcagggtgacctggccggacatcctgcCGGATgtgccaagcggccaggcggcccctcagggtgacctggccggacatccatgaaattccctgcagtgctgcaaggaaactcacagagtttgttagtagacatataaccaccagcaatataacacccataagcagatttacatactcacccaccctcctgtaccggagtcccgcttgcggggcgcccccttttgttccggaccatcagtaaggtggttactatgaatataggaccaaccaaaaacatcataggcccagcataggagactgttatgtgagaaattttccacctaacctcgatcaggtggagagctggtggttacaggggaattaggcaggggaggataaaagcagaagttaaaaacatccaaaggaagtgagtaactacttaggtatcgctccgatccggacgagaacgctgcctcgtctgaatcaaatccctcaggtcctgcttacctcttcattacccacgattcctcttgcccctgcccttaggcgggggaggagccgagccgcgacactagccttctgtgcccatctttgatcctcagatcgagatgggccaggacccctttgttgttcgggctcagacctggaccttcgtggaatgaaggatttaaaggcagctgagcgcgcccttgcctcattgaacttttcgaccacatctcgatggaggtaccgaaaagctcagaaggcgagaccggagcatcgagaagaaaccccctttcttccctcccgatgtctgccaggttcacccacagatgtctctccgttaccaccatggccgccatagacctacccatggcggaggcggcctgcttggtagcatggagatagaggtctgtggtgcggtgcagctcggctacctggtcagctgaaaggccctcgcctgtatccaggtccttttTTTCActaggtcagcctggtaagccttaaggactgccatcgtgtgcaacgaagcaacagcctgacctgctgctgcgtatgctttaccatttaagcgggatgcatcctggaggggctttgatagcaaagagggagatttaagagaggatgtttcccccacagagagatagctagccagcgtctcttctaccgGGGACATCCTCTCATTTTTTTTCGTgtatgccctcgatattagcataactcgtatgctgaaaccgatggatgcaagaggaaaacggcctcttccattcttttttcgacttctgcatgtaagccaggcaagaatggaaggctcaccttggctggagggctatggtcagacaaataatgctcatcgaggcgacctcgcagcgtcacttttctggcacgcttccatggcaagtctaattttgccgtggcgcaatCCACAACCTCTAACAGCTTCCCATATgtagggcaggaggattgagaaggctcagcctcagcttcttcgccactctcaggtatctcctgctctttctgggtagaacccagcagagcactaacttcagtatcagaatgggttaatgacaacgcatcttcctcctgaaattcactctcgtctgccgccgaagagtgtgaaaggaaaagtccccctctacactcctcagcgagatccacctgtgatctccacgagctcattctcctccatgcctcGGCAATGGCGGGTCCTTAGCGGCAGGAACCAGATGGCTGTGCacacagtgcacgcagattgccccctcaaggcctagcgttggcgtttttcaaagtatgcttcagacacgggtcacgacgaggtgttccccaaagcgacccctagagggcgcagttcgaagttcccttgacagggaactacTGATTTAATTGATAGTTGCATTAGCAAATCAAATAAAACCACCAAAAATTCACTTTATCAAAATATGCCAACACTACACGATATAATAATCAGAAGAAATAATATGATGTTTGTTTTTCCATAACAGGAACACAGCTGCTGCTTGAGACCTGCATCCAAGAAAATGTGGCCTCCTTCATTTACACTAGCAGCATTGAGGTGGCAGGTCCGAATCCCCGCGGTGATCCAATCATTAATGGCAATGAGGACACACCTTACTCTTTCAGTCTTAAGTTTAGCTATAGCAAAACCAAGCAGGAAGCTGAACAGATTTGCCTTCAGGCCAATGGAGAGCTGCTCCGTAATGGAGGTCAGCTGGCTACTTGTGCCTTGAGGCCCATGTACATCTATGGACCAGGCTGTCGATTTACTTTAGGCCACATGAGGGATGGAATCCGCAATGGAAATGTGCTGCTGAGAATGTCACGACGTGAGGCAAAAGTGAATCCTGTATATGTAGGAAACGCAGCCCTGGCACATCTACAAGCAGGTCGGGCTCTGAAAGATTCTCAGAAAAGGGCTGTGATTGGTGGAAACTTCTATTACATCTCAGACGACACGCCACCTGTTAGCTACTCAGACTTTAACTATGCTGTTCTTTCACCATTAGGCTTTGGGATACAAGAGAGGCCCATTCTGCCCTTCCCACTTCTGTATCTCCTGTCATTCCTCATGGAATTACTGCGCGTTGTGCTCCGACCTTTCTTGAAGTTCACTCCTCCCTTAAACAGGCAGCTACTCACCATGTTAAACACACACTTTACTTTTTCATATCAAAAGGCTCATAGGGATTTTGGATACAGCCCTCGGCATGACTGGGAAGAGGCACGTAAGTGCACTAGCGGTTGGTTAGCATCTGTCTTAACTGCAGAGAAACAACGAAATTAACTTGATATAAATTAAAATCACGTTTATCAATACTGTGCTACCTGTATTTTTAAGCAGTCATGTTCTGCCTGATGTTTTACAGTAAACTTTCCTTATAATTAGATCCACAGtagtcaaaaaaattaaatagctgTCTAATGTTTTGAATAATGCATGAttgacagtaaaataaataaataaataaataaattcattgcacacagactgaagtagtttaagtctttggttcttttaattgtgatgattttggctcacatttaacaaaaaacccaccaattcacgatctcaacaaatggCCTTCTGGAAATtaggaggtgatcagtttgtggcactgctgaggtggtatagaagcccaggtttctttgacattgGCCTTCTgcatcatctgcattttttggtctcttgtttctcattttcctcttgaaaaTACATGGGTTTcagatctggtgagtttgctggccagtcaagcacaccaacaccatggtcatttaaccaacttttggtgcttttggcattgTGGGCAGGTgcaaaatcctgctggaaaatgaaatcagcatcttcaaaaagctggtcagcagaaggacgcatgaagtgctccaaaatgtcttggtaatcAGTCATTCTGAGGAAACCTACTAAGTTTCATGAATATCTGATGCTCAGAAGGCTTACCAGTAATTTCTAAACTATTTGTCAGTAATAGTTGTTCACAGTAAAaggaaatctaatctaataatttTTCATCAAAATAATACTGCAAAGAACCAGCTTATTTGTAGAATTATGGTGCATTGATAATATATGTAGTAGACATGAATGAGGTAATGTGTTTGCTTATGTCACGTGATCATGGTGAAATGTCGGAAATACCAATCAATGTGCAATAAAAGAAATGTACCAAGTACTTCTTTGTGTGTCACAAATGCATTCAAATAGGGTCCTCACAAATGTTCATGACTATGCCtatgttagcaaatattagcaagtttttgcaaacatttctttgagtaacactaccattaatatgaactcacaattgaatgtaacataaaacaaatgattactttttgttaaaatgtttatttaaaagaaaaaccttacatttatgtgtctttttgtacgctgtagcagccatgttgccgagataattcatacccctccgtctgaagtgtggtcccgaaaaatcttcatctgaagggctatctggcccttccccttacccctacccctccaaccaaaagataATCGAGAAAAGAGGCTAttgggtagaattgggattgggccttagtctCTCAGTACCATTAAGTGAAGACACTAGAATATAGCAGACGccaaaatatagttttatataattatattagaaATCTGTAAAATGTTAGGAAATTAATAGATCAACAAatgttattaaaactttatatatgTATCACAATTTTGTGCTGGAAGGAACATTGAGTAGAGAATAAACAAGAGAGTCTTTAATCCAACACAGGGGTAAATCCGACATGAAACACAGGAGGAAGACACACGTACGGACTTATAGACCCGACAAAACTGAAAGGATAACATGGGTTATAAAGAAAGGCTAACAAGGGACTaaggagacacacctgggaactaatcaacaATTACGAgaaacagaaactgggtcacagagaACATGGGGAATGGAACACATGAggggaaaacacaacataatgagtccaggggtgtgacattactcccccctccctGAAGGTGCGACCTCGCACCGCAGAAACAGAGGGTGGCGTGGGttggaacttgggaggaggttccggtgaaGGACGGACTCCCGgaagggggccagcagacagagaCCACGGAGGAAGGAGaaagggaggagatgacggagcgaagagccagggaggagacaggagggaccTGGAGCAGGAAGAGCCCAGCAGGACCCAAGTCACAGCTATAACAACCCAAGGTGGAGCTAacggtgggaggagccatggaggaggaatggccaCCGACTCCAGGGGGCCGACCCACACCGGTGaagcaggtggaggaggagcccaaGGCGGAGAcagagagccgaagagccagggtgacggggaggatcCGGAGGTCCAGGTGGAACTGATAGCGCTGGCAAATGACGTTAAAATATATTGCtgtccattttaaaataaagagaCATTATTATGTCTTTGTTGGAAATTAATGTTAAAGggttttttgtaaatataaaatttaatttactttcatCTCAGAAGAGATATCCAATCACATGAGGCCAAAATCTATAAAAAGTATACAGATTCACAAAAAATCAGGTCACATGCACCccgcacacacaaaacaaacatttttaataggTGCTAACATGACTGCCAGTCGAATAGTATGACTAAATGATGCAATCTCATgattatattgcaatatatatttaattaggtaccctttcaatacttcactcgtactgcgtcgaagacgcttatgggaaaaactcattttttctcctgaactgaagccttattcaatcacgcagtgaaactgcacggccattggttcgtgcagtgttattaaaacaaaccaatggctcggcagtggtgctgcacgaacctatggcagcgaagcccgccaaagcccaccaaaatgggcggggaatctggctatatattggccgcttcgccacaggaattcagatttcttctccttcagcgacGACGTCGCATCGCTTCGCTGATCTCCGCTGAACTGCTCGCCGTTGACACGCCTCGCACTGGAACGCGACTGCCGGTCCCCGCTGCAGATACATCGCTTCCCTGCGGCCATCcagcgagagagagattgaaagagcaaatttctccaAAAGAGCCTTTTCTACGGTGTTGTTTCCAATGCCGTCTCGTCATtgcagctcgtgcagagcccctctGCACGCTGATGACGGGCACAGCGAGTGTGTCGCGTGTTTGGGGAAACCCCACGCTGACGCAGCACTCGCGGGGAATTCCTGTTCTCATTGCGAGAACATGAATATGGCCTCTCTGTGCTCGCGAATCACTTTCTTTTCAGAGAGCGATCTCGCTCCTCTCGCTCTCCCATTTTCTTCCTCCCGCGAGCCGGCAAGGAAGAAAAGGCGGGGCAGAGGATTAAAGCAACATGTCCCTCTGCTGCCGCGAGTGATCTGGTCTTGTTTGGAGGGACTGAGGAAGAACTGCTAGAGGACAGCATGTCTCTAGCTGCTTCAGATGCTGAGGAGCTGTCGGGCTCGCCGGACCCCACCCCCTCGATGTTATCTGAACCCAGCCGCTTGAAACTCGGGATGGACGCCGAACTTATCCGCGTTCTCTCCAGTGCAGTGAATGAGCTGGGTCTGGAATGGTCACCTCCAGAGGAACCAGCCCGTAGCCGTCTGGATGAATGGTTTCTGCCGGGGCGCCAGCTAGCCCCTCGTCAGCGAACCGCCCCTTTTTTCCGGAGTTCCAAGACGAGCTTACAAAATCGTGGCGTGCCCCCTACTCGGCGCGCTTGCGTACTTCATCTTCATCTGCCCTCACCTCAATTGACAGCGCTGAAGAGAGAGGATACGAGCGATTGCCGCCGCTGGACGAGTCTGTGGCCGTGCATCTCTGCCCGCCCACGGCTATTGGATGGAAAGCCAAGGCCAACCATCCGTCCAAACCCTGCTGTACGACGTCAGCACTCGCAGGGCGTGCTTACTCATCGGCAGGGCAAGCAGCTGCGGCGCTCCACTCCATGGCAGTGCTacaagtcttccaggccaaactaCTCGCCGCCATTGATGAGCCTGGCCTGGATGTTGCCACACTCAGGGAGCTGAGAAGTGCAACAGACTTAGCACTACGTGCTACCAAGAGCACTGCCCAGGCCATAGGGAGCTCGATGGCTAACCTGGTCGTCCTGGAGCGCCACTTGTGGCTTAACCTCACGGAGATCAAGGATGCTGACAGAGCCCAGTTCCTGGATGCGCCGATCTCCTCCAGCGGCCTCTTTGGTCCAGCTATTGAAGGGTTCGCTGAACGCTTCGCAGAGGCACAGAAGTCGTCCCAGGGTTGCGACACTTCCTGCCAAAACGCGCTTCATCTGCTGCTGCCAGTCACCCCAGACAGGTGCCGACTCGTCAGCCTCCCAAGCAAGCGCCTGCTGCTACCACAGCTGCCCAGCCTGTGGAACCCAAGCCTCGACACCATTCTCGCTCGGCCACCAGACAGTTTCAGTTCCCTAAGCCCAAGGTAGTGCTGGACCCTGCGCCGCCGCCATCATCCTGATCTACAGGAAAGAAAGAGGAGGGGGCTAAGTCTCACTGTGGCTGGACCACCCCCCAAACTGCCCCATGTGTTTTGCTGTCTATCTCCAAGTGTCGAAGAAAGTTGTTTTTGCTGCAAACAATGGGCCCTTTTTAGCGCCCAGACAGCAAAGCGCTGTTATAgcgtacaaaataaaaaacacactcctTCACAAAAAGAGCAGTTTTCCTCACATAACACTCACGAGTGCTATGTCCCCCCGCGGCAGACAAACACTCGAGTTAATCCAACCTCTGTCCATCCGGGCCTCACAATTGCAAGCCATTCCTGGGGTATCAGATTGGGTCATGGGAATAATAAAACACGGCTATTCCCTTCAGTTTGCACAACGACCACCACGCTTTCGCGGGGTGGTCACCACTTCGGTGCACAACGAGAACGCTCACGTTTTTTCATGCCGAAGTGGAAAATCTGCTGGTGAAGGGAGCTATAGAAATCGTTCCCCCAGCACCGCgactcagggttttacagccgttactttctagttcccaagaaggatggcAGGCTGCGCCCCATCCTCGATTTAA
The genomic region above belongs to Carassius carassius chromosome 11, fCarCar2.1, whole genome shotgun sequence and contains:
- the LOC132152424 gene encoding 3 beta-hydroxysteroid dehydrogenase/Delta 5-->4-isomerase-like, with the translated sequence MTLTGDVCVVTGACGFLGKRLVRLLLEEEKLAEIRLLDRNIQSELIQSFDDCKGKTKVSVFEGDIRDHELLRRACKGTALVFHTASLIDVIGATEYSELYGVNVKGTQLLLETCIQENVASFIYTSSIEVAGPNPRGDPIINGNEDTPYSFSLKFSYSKTKQEAEQICLQANGELLRNGGQLATCALRPMYIYGPGCRFTLGHMRDGIRNGNVLLRMSRREAKVNPVYVGNAALAHLQAGRALKDSQKRAVIGGNFYYISDDTPPVSYSDFNYAVLSPLGFGIQERPILPFPLLYLLSFLMELLRVVLRPFLKFTPPLNRQLLTMLNTHFTFSYQKAHRDFGYSPRHDWEEARKCTSGWLASVLTAEKQRN